Genomic segment of Nostoc sp. TCL240-02:
CTAAGAGCAATTCATGTAGACGCAAAGTCGCTTCCGGCAGGGTATTGCCCAGTTTTGCATCGGTTAAGAACGCCGTACATTCAAGCAACACCATTCTTTTCGTTTCCACAGGGTAGCAACGACCCAACCATTTTGTTCTAAAGCATCAGCAACAGCTTTAGATTGTTCTAGTAAAATACCACTGAAGATTGCCCAAGTTTCAGGTTTAGCGATCGCACTCATTTCTGGAATCAACTCAATAATTACATGAGCCAAAATATTGCAAACTATACCGTCCACTGGTTTATCAAGCAGTTTTGTTAAAACGTCTACACTTCCCAGTGCTGGTAGTAAACGTTCTGAGTCAATGTCATTCAGGACACCATTACTGATAGTTGATTGCACCGCTAAAGGGTCATTATCTACTGCATAGACTTTTTCGGCTCCCAGTAGCAGCGCTCCAATGGAAAGGATACCAGAACCACAGCCAATATCTGCAATTACCAGATGTTTATGTTTGCCACTATTACCCACAAATGACTGAGGAACTCGACTCAGCCTCATTTCTAGGGATTCCAAACATAGCTGGGTGGTGGCATGGTTGCCCGTACCAAATGCTACACCAGGGTCAAGACGAATTACCAACCGTTCTGTTGTTTCTGGTAATGGTAGCCACGCGGGATTAATTAGGAAGCGATCGCCAATTTCTTGCGGATGCCAATATTGTTTCCAGCTAGTTGCCCAATCTTCCTCATCAATTAACTGCCATTGCAGTGAGGGAGATGAAACTCCTACACAGAGGGCATCTTGACGCAGCCACAGCGATAGTGCTGCCAAATCTAGCAGCTGCGTTTGAAGTGTCGATAAATAAGCCCTAACTAAAGATGAATTTCCTTTATTTTCACTAGCTGTCCCACGACAGCCAAAATCTTCCAGTCGCCAAAAGATTGAATCTTCTAGGTCTGGCTCACATAAAATCTGTAGTTCCCACCAGGTGTTTGCCATCTTTAGAGTGCTGTTAGCGCTAGCGGGGCATTTAGCCCGTGGTGAGTGGTGAGTGCTGAGTATGAGGGAGTTAGGAGTTAGGAGTTTTCTTTCTCACTTTTCTATCACTCAGCACTCACTACTCAGCACTCAGCACTCATAGAGTTACTGTATACGCGTCCCGAATACCAGGGACTTTTATAATCTCATCCAAAATGCCCTCTGGTAAAGGGTCATCTATACTCAAAGCCATTACCGCATCACCACGGACGATTTTACGACCTACTTGCATACTGGCAATATTCACATTAAAACTGCCGAGTAATGAACCAAGTTTGCCAATAATCCCCGGCATATCGCGGTGCAGGGTAAACAGCATATATTTGCTGGGTGGGACGTTAATGGGGAAACCGTCAACATCGGTTAGGTGGATTTCCCGCTCGCCTAGCAAAGCACCTGTGACCGAATGAGTACCTAAAGTACCCGTAGCTTCTAGATGAAGCGTTCCGGCATAGTCTCTGATGGAAGCATCACGGGTTTCAATTACCCGAATTCCGCGTTCTTTAGCTTCTATGCTGGCATTGACGTAATTTACCCGTTCGCGCAAAGCTTGGTAAAGTAATCCTTTCAGGGCAGCTACTACCAAAGGCTGACTTTTATTGGTTGCAAGTTCGCCTTGCAAACGAATATTGAGTACTTCCACCCGTCCGCCAGCTAGCTGTCCTACTAGATTACCCAGAGTTTCTGCTAGTTGCATGTAGGGTTTGAGTTCTTCCAACACATCGGGGCCGAGTCCGGGAATGTTTACGGCTGAACGCGCTGGTAGTCCTAAAAGTACATCCCGAATTTGTTCGGCAACATCAATTGCCACATTCACTTGAGCTTCTGCGGTAGAGGCTCCCAAGTGGGGGGTGAGGATAACTTCCTTACCTAGCGATCGCAATTCCGATTCACCCAGAGGTTCTGACTCGAACACATCCAAGGCTGCACCACCAATTTTACCCGCTTTCAAAGCTGCTGCTAAAGCTACTTCATCAATGATCCCACCACGAGCGCAGTTGATAATCCGGGCTGTAGGTTTCATTTTTGCCAGGGTTGTGGCATTGATTAAGTGCGTGGTTTCTGGGGTTTTGGGGATGTGTAGGGTGATATAGTCTGCTTGCTGGAAGAGTAAATCTAGCTCCACCAACTGACAGCCAATTTGTTCGGCTCGTTCTGTAGAAATAAAAGGGTCATAAGCTAGGAGTTTCATCCCCATTGTCTTAGCTACAGCCGCAACATGGGAGCCAATTTTACCCAAACCGACAACGCCGAGAGTTTTTTTGTAGACTTCCGCGCCAACAAAGCTATTGCGATCCCACGCACCGCGTTTCACCGAAGCGTTAGCATCGGGGATGTGGCGAGACAAAGACAGAATCATTGCTAGCGCGTGTTCAGCGGCGGCAATTGTGTTTCCCTCTGGAGAATTGACTACTACAATTCCTCGGCGTGTGGCTGCGGGAACATCCACATTATCCACACCCACGCCAGCACGGCCGATAATTTTTAGCTGAGTGCCAGCTTCAATGATTTCTTGAGTGACCCGCGTACTAGAGCGAATCATCAGTGCGTCATATTCACCAATAATTTCGAGCAGTTGGGCTGGTTTTAGACCTATTTTGACATCAACAGTAGCAACTTGCGAAAGAATGTCAATTCCAGCTTGGTCAATAGAATCTGAGACAAGAACCTTAGACATGATTACTTCATTTAAAGCTACAGGTTTTGCTGCACAAGACTTTTTAGTTTAGTCTTTATCTGTCGCACTTCAGCAAAAATTATTCGTTTGAATATGAATTTAACCTTTACTTACGCTACGTGCTGATGGTATCGAAGCGTGAGTTGCTTTCGATGGGTACTCCCTCCTCAGTATTTAAGGATGAGTGGCTGTTTGCGCCACCCTGTCGCTAAATATAAAGCATTAATAGCACTAAGCACCTATATATTTATTAATAGTTAAGAGTTACCAAAATTTTATCGGTTTAAGTAACTTCCTTGGTAGGGAATAAACGCTTGTATGCTTGACAGGGCTGCAACTTTATCAGAGGCAATGCTATACACAACCAGGAAACGAGCTAGTAACTAATATATCTGTCGAATCTTGTCTGTTTTTCAATACCACAAGTGGTATCTCTTAGTCAAAGCAAAACATTGCATAATTTAAGATAATCGGATTGTGATAGCTAGAATTTAGGCATCAAATAAATTTTATTGCTCATGATTCCGGCAGATTTAAAATTTTTTAGTAATTAAAAGCTAGCAACTATATTCAGTAGAGTATTCAATGTACATTAGTACTCTACTGAAATATAGTTGCGGAAAAATCGCTATAATTCTGGTGAGCCAAATATCCTTTGAGTTTTGGGGAAACCAGCCATGTTAGAGTACAACTTGCCAAGGTACTTACCCTCAGCTGAGGAGCTACCAGACTCTGACGAAACACCTGTGGATAATGAACTGCAAGAATTGATACCAGGTTTGCTGAAGGCGATCCTGCTAATACTTTGGGCAGAACGCATGGACTGGCTATTTGCCATAGATATGGGTATTTATTATCATCCTGATAAACCGCCCATTGTGCCAGATGGGTTTTTAAGCTTAGGGATAGAGCGGTTTTATGATGAAGAGTTGCGTCCCAGTTATGTGTTGTGGGATGAAAATGTTGTACCGATTTTCGTGTTAGAAGTAGTTTCCCAAAACTATCGCAAGGAATACACTACTAAATTGGATGAATACGAGGCTTTAGGTGTACTTTACTACGTGATTTATTCCTCTCGTCGCCGCCGCAAACCCCATCTGGAAGTACATAAGTTAGTTAATGGTAAGTATGAATTGCAAGAGGGAAACCCCGTTTGGCTACCAGAAATCGGCTTAGGAATTGGTTGCGAAAGGGGAAATTATTGCGGTGTAACGCGGGAATGGATGTATTGGTATGATGAGCAAGCACAACGATATCTCACGCCCGCAGAACAAGTAAAACAAGAAACACAACGCGCTCAACAAGAAGCACAACGCGCTCAACAAGAAACACAACGCGCTCAACAAGAAGCACAACGCGCTCAACAAGCAGAAGAACGGGTGCAACAATTGACAGAACAATTAAGAGCGCTAGGAATAGATCCAGATAATCTGGGTTAAGTAGGTAGGCATAATTAAATATTAAGATGTCATTACGAAGCAATCCCAAAGACTTTGCGATCGCTTCGCAACGCTGTTGAAATTTCTACATCTTATCAATTAGATTGCACACACTTGATGCAATTACGGCCATCTAACTTAGCGGCATATAGCGCTTGATCAACTACTTGCAATAACTCATCAGTGGTTTTTCCATGATCTGGAAACACGGCCACTCCACCTGAAACTGTTGTATATATTTCTTTACCTCTAGATTCCAACCGCGCAGCTTGAAACGATAAGCGGATATGTTCAGCGTGTTGAAACGCTTTCTCCTGTGTCAGCCCAGGTAAAGCTAATACAAATTCTTCACCACCATATCGGCATACAATGTTTTGAGAATTAGTATCACTATAGTAGCGAAGAAGGTCTGCAAATACCTGAATTACGCGATCGCCAGCCTGATGACCGAATGTATCATTAATTTTTTTAAAATAATCGATATCCATCATTATCAGGGCAACCCGCTCAGAATCCCGCGTTCCCCGTACTAGTTCTTTTGGAAATATCTCGTCAAAATAACGCCCATTAAACAAGCCTGTCAGCCCGTCCCGTATAGCCTGTTCTCGTAACTGAACCTGTAATGTTTGAATTTCAAGTACCTGTTTTTGCAAATATTCATTCGCCTGTCGCAGTTCAGATTGAGTCTGATAACGTTGGGTAATGTCACGCAAAACAAGTAAACGACCTGTTAACTGCTTGCGCTTATTGTGTAATGAAGTAATTAGTAGCTCTACATAACAAGGAGTTACCGAATTGATGAATATCTCTGTTTTGACGCTTTCATGAGTATGGTACAGCCTGATGATTTCTGGCCATTTTGCCAAAACTTGAGCAGCAGGTTGTCCAATATGCTGCTTTTTCACCCCAATAAGATGTTTTAGCGCCGGATTAAAGTCAATAATCCGATTTTGGGCATCCAACACCAGCACACCGTCACTCATATTCTCAATCAACGTATCTCTAGCTACAGGAACGAGGTCAAACATTCTGAAGCGAAAAAGGCTAACAAAATAGAACAGTCCAGCCAGCATAAAGCTCATGGGGGTGATATTTAGACCAGGAGGAGTGAGGCGGAGCATATACAAGCTAGCGCCTAATATTGGTAATACTGCACCGGCTAATGCCATACTTGACTGCCGACGAGACAGAACTGATGGCACTAAGGCTTTCTGAATAAGCATTACTACCCCTGTAAGCGTGTAGAGGTAAACGCAGGCCATAATCCAAAAAAAACCAAGATTATGTTGATAAATCACAAAATTACTTCCTTTGGGATCTGGTAAAAAGCCAGACCAGACTAAGCCATGCCATTCGTTTGTTGCTACCAAAATCACATTGAAAGTAGGGATAGCCCATAGCAACGCAGTATTTCGAGGCGTTAGCCAACGATTTTTATTCGTGAACTGCATTGCAAATATGAGGAAGAGCGTAATTACACTGCCTGAACCGACATATTCCAGCTTTGACCAAAATATTTTTTCTCGGAGCAAAATTGCTGCTGCTTCCATTGCTGCAACTGTAGCGTATCCAGCGATCGCTAGCATCATCAAAATGAAAGGCTTGCTAGCCAAACAAATTGAGCGACGCTGCCAAGCTGCAAACGCAACAGTAGTTGAGATGATTACAGTATAGCGGTTATCAGTCTACTTCAGTACAGTAGGAGAGAGCAATTCTACTGATAATTGGTGGTGATGAAAGCCTACTCTCTCGACTTGCGTCAAAAAATAGTTGATGCTTATGCCTGCGGTGACATTTCCCAACGAAAACTGGCTAAAAACTTTGGTGTCACCTTAAGTTTTGTGCAAAATTTACTCAAACGCCATCGAGAATTGGGGATGATAGGCCCCAAGGTGCGGACTGAGCAGACAGCAACAAAGTTGAATGCTGAACAGTTAGAAATCCTGCGCCAACTCGTCATAGCACAGCCCGATGCGACGTTAAGCGAATTGCGGGAACGACTTTACGAGAAAACAGAGGTCTTAATTGGGGTAGCTACGGTGAATCGGATGGTTCGCTGGAAACTTCACCTCAACCTCAAAAAAAAAGTCTCCACCTCACAAAAAAAGGTAGTGATGAAGTCCAACTAGCCCGATTTGAGTACTGGAAACTCTTGAGGGGGATACCCGTCGAAGAGCTGATTTTCTTAGATGAATCGGGAGTTAATCTGTCCTTCATCCGCAAATGTGCCCGCGCCTTGCCTGGCCTTCAGCCTATGCTCAAAAGCCCAACCGCAAAGGGAAAAATGTCTCGGTAATTGGTGCAATTAGCTTGAAAGGACTGCTCACCCAATGGAGTGGCTTAGGTTCTATCGATGCTTTGACTTTTGATGCCTTCATCGCCCAAAAGCTCGTACCCAAACTTTGGCCTGGTGCAGTGGTGATCATGGATAACTGCTCAATCCATAAAAGTGATGAACTTGAAGCTTTGCTCATCGCTGCTGGCGCTCATCTCATTTATCTCCCCCCCTATTCTCCCGATTTTTCACCGATTGAGAATTGTTGGTCCAAGATTAAGAACATTCTCCGTCGCATCGGTGCAAGGACATACCCTGATTTACTCCAGGCATTAGATACGGCATTCGCAGAAGTGACAATAGAGAATTTGCTGGGTTGGTTTACTCACTGCTGCTACTGTACCTCACAAGACTGATAACCGCTATAACGCTCAGAATAACAAAGTAGAGATTGTACTGAAAAAGCATAGTGACGAAGCATTTAATATTTGATCTCAACCTTATGAGATAAGTTTGATCCAGTAATTTTTATAATTACTTCAAAGCGATCAAGTTACAGCATAATTCTGAATTCT
This window contains:
- the prmA gene encoding 50S ribosomal protein L11 methyltransferase yields the protein MANTWWELQILCEPDLEDSIFWRLEDFGCRGTASENKGNSSLVRAYLSTLQTQLLDLAALSLWLRQDALCVGVSSPSLQWQLIDEEDWATSWKQYWHPQEIGDRFLINPAWLPLPETTERLVIRLDPGVAFGTGNHATTQLCLESLEMRLSRVPQSFVGNSGKHKHLVIADIGCGSGILSIGALLLGAEKVYAVDNDPLAVQSTISNGVLNDIDSERLLPALGSVDVLTKLLDKPVDGIVCNILAHVIIELIPEMSAIAKPETWAIFSGILLEQSKAVADALEQNGWVVATLWKRKEWCCLNVRRS
- a CDS encoding Uma2 family endonuclease, which translates into the protein MLEYNLPRYLPSAEELPDSDETPVDNELQELIPGLLKAILLILWAERMDWLFAIDMGIYYHPDKPPIVPDGFLSLGIERFYDEELRPSYVLWDENVVPIFVLEVVSQNYRKEYTTKLDEYEALGVLYYVIYSSRRRRKPHLEVHKLVNGKYELQEGNPVWLPEIGLGIGCERGNYCGVTREWMYWYDEQAQRYLTPAEQVKQETQRAQQEAQRAQQETQRAQQEAQRAQQAEERVQQLTEQLRALGIDPDNLG
- the serA gene encoding phosphoglycerate dehydrogenase, translating into MSKVLVSDSIDQAGIDILSQVATVDVKIGLKPAQLLEIIGEYDALMIRSSTRVTQEIIEAGTQLKIIGRAGVGVDNVDVPAATRRGIVVVNSPEGNTIAAAEHALAMILSLSRHIPDANASVKRGAWDRNSFVGAEVYKKTLGVVGLGKIGSHVAAVAKTMGMKLLAYDPFISTERAEQIGCQLVELDLLFQQADYITLHIPKTPETTHLINATTLAKMKPTARIINCARGGIIDEVALAAALKAGKIGGAALDVFESEPLGESELRSLGKEVILTPHLGASTAEAQVNVAIDVAEQIRDVLLGLPARSAVNIPGLGPDVLEELKPYMQLAETLGNLVGQLAGGRVEVLNIRLQGELATNKSQPLVVAALKGLLYQALRERVNYVNASIEAKERGIRVIETRDASIRDYAGTLHLEATGTLGTHSVTGALLGEREIHLTDVDGFPINVPPSKYMLFTLHRDMPGIIGKLGSLLGSFNVNIASMQVGRKIVRGDAVMALSIDDPLPEGILDEIIKVPGIRDAYTVTL
- a CDS encoding histidine kinase N-terminal 7TM domain-containing protein, which encodes MISTTVAFAAWQRRSICLASKPFILMMLAIAGYATVAAMEAAAILLREKIFWSKLEYVGSGSVITLFLIFAMQFTNKNRWLTPRNTALLWAIPTFNVILVATNEWHGLVWSGFLPDPKGSNFVIYQHNLGFFWIMACVYLYTLTGVVMLIQKALVPSVLSRRQSSMALAGAVLPILGASLYMLRLTPPGLNITPMSFMLAGLFYFVSLFRFRMFDLVPVARDTLIENMSDGVLVLDAQNRIIDFNPALKHLIGVKKQHIGQPAAQVLAKWPEIIRLYHTHESVKTEIFINSVTPCYVELLITSLHNKRKQLTGRLLVLRDITQRYQTQSELRQANEYLQKQVLEIQTLQVQLREQAIRDGLTGLFNGRYFDEIFPKELVRGTRDSERVALIMMDIDYFKKINDTFGHQAGDRVIQVFADLLRYYSDTNSQNIVCRYGGEEFVLALPGLTQEKAFQHAEHIRLSFQAARLESRGKEIYTTVSGGVAVFPDHGKTTDELLQVVDQALYAAKLDGRNCIKCVQSN
- a CDS encoding transposase, coding for MCPRLAWPSAYAQKPNRKGKNVSVIGAISLKGLLTQWSGLGSIDALTFDAFIAQKLVPKLWPGAVVIMDNCSIHKSDELEALLIAAGAHLIYLPPYSPDFSPIENCWSKIKNILRRIGARTYPDLLQALDTAFAEVTIENLLGWFTHCCYCTSQD
- a CDS encoding transposase: MKAYSLDLRQKIVDAYACGDISQRKLAKNFGVTLSFVQNLLKRHRELGMIGPKVRTEQTATKLNAEQLEILRQLVIAQPDATLSELRERLYEKTEVLIGVATVNRMVRWKLHLNLKKKVSTSQKKVVMKSN